One genomic segment of Burkholderia multivorans ATCC BAA-247 includes these proteins:
- a CDS encoding helix-turn-helix transcriptional regulator, translated as MDRLFSEIAMHQALGRTIDHLGQPRFWRFLVLLLNEMVPFDNALATAIGRDGVPLVLDEYDAGGSDSASPVPLYLNGLYLLDPFLQAAHDGLADGCYRLEEVAPDLFRQSEYFLSYFRDAVGDDEIQILVRPNADTLLSLSLGAAARFDVEPLGKLTAAMPWVLATMRQHWRLIGDTARATRDDDLGARVEHALARFGAGVLTDREMAIARMVLRGNSSKAIAERLAISPETVKVHRRHLYAKLGISSQPELFSRFIEALGEDAAR; from the coding sequence ATGGACCGTCTGTTTTCCGAAATCGCGATGCATCAGGCGCTCGGCCGTACGATCGACCATCTCGGCCAGCCGCGCTTCTGGCGTTTTCTCGTACTGCTGCTCAACGAGATGGTGCCGTTCGACAACGCGCTCGCGACCGCGATCGGCCGCGACGGCGTGCCGCTCGTGCTCGACGAATACGATGCGGGCGGCAGCGACAGCGCGTCGCCGGTGCCGCTCTACCTGAACGGGTTATATCTGCTCGATCCGTTCCTGCAGGCCGCGCACGACGGGCTCGCCGACGGCTGCTACCGGCTCGAGGAAGTCGCGCCGGACCTGTTCCGGCAGAGCGAGTATTTCCTCAGCTACTTTCGCGATGCAGTCGGCGACGACGAAATCCAGATCCTCGTGCGCCCGAACGCCGACACGCTGCTGTCGCTGTCGCTCGGCGCGGCCGCGCGCTTCGACGTCGAGCCGCTCGGCAAGCTCACGGCCGCGATGCCGTGGGTGCTCGCGACGATGCGGCAGCACTGGCGCCTGATCGGCGACACCGCGCGCGCGACGCGCGACGACGATCTCGGCGCGCGCGTCGAGCATGCGCTCGCGCGCTTCGGCGCCGGCGTGCTGACCGATCGCGAGATGGCGATCGCGCGGATGGTGCTGCGCGGGAATTCGTCGAAGGCGATCGCGGAACGGCTCGCGATTTCACCGGAGACCGTGAAGGTGCATCGCCGCCACCTTTACGCGAAGCTCGGCATCTCGTCGCAGCCCGAACTGTTTTCGCGGTTCATCGAGGCGTTGGGCGAAGACGCCGCCCGATAA
- a CDS encoding APC family permease, producing MAMMSESTGTLQATPDTHDAPRALTQTLSVRDAVMITVSGVTPASSIFVIAPFAIQQAGSGAVLSFVLGGVLAFAFALCYAELCAAHRSAGGEYVMAKRVFGTLPGYLTFIAVLSVSVFIPAVLASGAAPYLNSALGTHFGNQSVALTIVLLSYVLGMLNIKTNAWITGAFLLVEIAVLMLIAALGFGSPHRGADVLIAPVVASGNALVPATLAAIVPAIGTAIFCYNGFGSAAYLAEDLRGGNRNVAKAVLYSLLVILVVELVPLAAIVIGAPSLTDMAKSADPIGYVVRSLSNPVVSRVVSGGIFLSVFNAIIAIVIAMGRLLYSSGRHALWSRTCNRAFSAIHPRFESPWLATLALAVPSAGLVFVSSLDELTAFTVDLLLLIYLVVGLAALASRLVRRDVEHHYRMPLWPVTPLVAVAGAAYTLYTTLSSATKPTDLLIIAGLLVAALAMYAAWARHSDTFRAL from the coding sequence ATGGCGATGATGTCGGAATCCACGGGCACGCTGCAAGCGACGCCCGACACGCACGACGCGCCGCGCGCGCTGACGCAGACCTTGAGCGTGCGCGACGCGGTGATGATCACCGTGTCGGGCGTGACGCCCGCAAGCTCGATCTTCGTGATCGCGCCGTTCGCGATCCAGCAGGCCGGCAGCGGTGCGGTGCTGTCGTTCGTGCTCGGCGGCGTGCTCGCGTTCGCCTTCGCGCTCTGCTATGCGGAGCTGTGCGCCGCGCATCGCAGCGCGGGCGGCGAATACGTGATGGCCAAGCGCGTGTTCGGCACGCTGCCCGGCTATCTGACCTTCATTGCGGTGCTGTCCGTCAGCGTGTTCATTCCGGCCGTGCTCGCGAGCGGCGCCGCGCCGTACCTGAACAGCGCGCTCGGCACGCATTTCGGCAACCAGTCGGTCGCGCTGACGATCGTGCTGCTCAGCTACGTGCTCGGCATGCTGAACATCAAGACCAATGCGTGGATCACCGGTGCGTTCCTGCTCGTCGAGATCGCGGTGCTGATGCTGATCGCGGCGCTCGGCTTCGGTTCGCCGCATCGCGGCGCCGACGTGCTGATCGCGCCGGTCGTCGCGAGCGGCAACGCGCTCGTGCCGGCGACGCTTGCCGCCATCGTGCCGGCGATCGGCACGGCGATCTTCTGCTACAACGGCTTCGGCTCGGCGGCCTATCTCGCGGAAGACCTGCGCGGCGGCAACCGCAACGTCGCGAAGGCCGTGCTCTATTCGCTGCTCGTGATTCTCGTCGTCGAACTGGTGCCGCTCGCGGCCATCGTGATCGGCGCGCCGTCGCTCACCGACATGGCGAAGAGTGCCGATCCGATCGGCTATGTCGTGCGCTCGCTCAGCAATCCGGTCGTGTCGCGTGTCGTGAGCGGCGGCATCTTCCTGTCGGTGTTCAACGCGATCATCGCGATCGTGATCGCGATGGGGCGCCTGCTGTACAGCAGCGGCCGGCACGCGCTGTGGTCGCGCACGTGCAACCGCGCGTTCTCGGCGATCCATCCCCGCTTCGAATCGCCGTGGCTCGCGACGCTCGCGCTCGCGGTGCCGTCCGCGGGCCTCGTGTTCGTGTCGAGCCTCGACGAGCTGACGGCGTTCACCGTCGACCTGCTGCTGCTGATCTATCTGGTCGTCGGGCTCGCGGCGCTCGCGAGCCGGCTCGTGCGCCGCGACGTGGAGCATCATTACCGGATGCCGCTCTGGCCCGTGACGCCGCTCGTCGCGGTGGCAGGTGCCGCCTACACGCTCTACACGACACTGTCGAGCGCGACGAAGCCGACCGATCTGCTGATCATCGCGGGGCTGCTGGTCGCCGCGCTCGCGATGTACGCGGCATGGGCGCGTCACAGCGACACGTTCCGCGCGCTTTGA
- a CDS encoding P1 family peptidase codes for MRTRDLGIRIGLGTPGRFNAITDVPGVRVGHCTLNVDDGDASVRTGVTVIEPRAGAAHASPCFAGVHVLNGNGDATGLEWIREAGLLTTPIAYTNTHSVGAVRDALVANERDAARGRVYWCMPVVMETYDGLLNDIWGQHVDASHVRAALAAARSGPVDEGGVGGGTGMICHEFKGGIGTASRVLAANAGGWTVGALVQANYGVREMLRVAGYPVGDVLRHVQSPFRAPQAQGEAGMGSIVVTLATDAPLLPHQCTRLAQRASVGLARVGGGTEDSSGDIFLAFATGNDGLPAADYGSKGAATTNVKMVNNDHISALLAAAAEAVEEAIVNALVAARDVESRGARVEAIGHARLLDALREVGWRPGRGV; via the coding sequence ATGCGCACGAGGGATCTCGGCATTCGCATCGGACTCGGCACGCCGGGCCGCTTCAACGCAATCACGGACGTACCGGGCGTGCGCGTCGGCCACTGCACGCTGAACGTCGACGACGGCGACGCGTCGGTGCGCACCGGCGTGACGGTGATCGAGCCGCGCGCGGGTGCGGCGCACGCTTCGCCGTGTTTCGCCGGCGTGCACGTGCTGAACGGTAACGGCGACGCGACCGGCCTCGAATGGATACGCGAAGCCGGCCTGCTGACGACGCCGATCGCGTATACGAACACGCATAGCGTCGGCGCGGTGCGCGACGCGCTCGTCGCGAACGAACGCGACGCGGCACGCGGGCGCGTGTACTGGTGCATGCCGGTCGTGATGGAGACCTACGACGGGCTGCTGAACGACATCTGGGGGCAGCACGTCGATGCGTCGCACGTGCGCGCCGCACTCGCGGCCGCACGGTCGGGGCCGGTCGACGAAGGCGGCGTCGGCGGCGGGACCGGCATGATCTGCCACGAGTTCAAGGGCGGCATCGGCACCGCATCGCGCGTGCTCGCCGCGAACGCGGGCGGCTGGACGGTCGGCGCGCTCGTGCAGGCGAACTACGGCGTGCGCGAGATGCTGCGCGTGGCCGGCTATCCGGTCGGCGACGTGCTGCGCCACGTGCAATCGCCGTTTCGCGCGCCGCAGGCGCAGGGCGAGGCCGGGATGGGTTCGATCGTCGTGACGCTCGCGACCGATGCGCCGCTGTTGCCGCATCAGTGCACGCGGCTTGCGCAGCGCGCGAGCGTCGGACTCGCACGCGTCGGCGGTGGCACCGAGGATTCGAGCGGCGACATTTTCCTCGCGTTCGCGACCGGCAACGACGGGCTGCCGGCTGCCGACTACGGCAGCAAGGGCGCCGCGACGACGAACGTGAAGATGGTCAACAACGATCATATTTCCGCGCTGCTCGCCGCCGCCGCCGAAGCGGTCGAGGAGGCGATCGTCAATGCGCTGGTTGCGGCGCGCGATGTCGAATCGCGTGGCGCGCGCGTCGAAGCGATCGGGCACGCGCGGCTGCTCGACGCGTTGCGCGAAGTCGGTTGGCGGCCGGGGCGCGGCGTGTAG
- a CDS encoding FUSC family protein: MKPHSAIERSSVEPPRWSARLDPLGKAARDWAATDGMIWLHLAKTVLAALLAMGIAMRLEMSQPRTAMTTVFVLMQPMSGMVFAKSFYRVLGTAAGLVAALALGGLFAQQPELYMAGITLWIGGCIALAVRYRHFRWYGFVLAGYTAALIGLPAVMTPQTLFESALTRAGEVALGIACSGAVSALILPLSAAKALMRSLSARHANFPAFAVDALVGDVARGDLERRFADFVDEIVGFEANRAFASFEDPHMRARSRRLARLNSEFMNACTRLHALHQLLKRVRANRADAVLDALAPHIDGLAQRLAALRDERRRGVASTTGALLELRRFHGALPKAARASRRAIEDHAAGGLLDFDTAIELMFRFIGEYLGYADTFASLDRDDHALERSVTRYAVKTNAFFIGFTFLRTVVAVGAMSCFWIASEWPSGALAVIATAIACALSSTSPRASKFVAQMAAGAACATAAGYLFLCYVYPNIDGFPLLCAALAPVLGVGAFLATRPGLSGYGIGFAVFFCLLAGPDNTIAYTPELLVNNGLAVVVAMLMCAIVFAVVFPTHMPWLTARIAHDLRRQVTLACEGARDGLAQRFQSSTHDLMAQLRTLLVRRTRQHRDALRWMLATLEVGHAVIDLRDELHAFGASKPPQMLQWTASIDPVLRDLPRFFDDPAPHRHARTLKSVNLAIRATQHALNAWHAVPDERRSMRRIVGCLHFIRSALLDKDAPYNRARR, translated from the coding sequence ATGAAGCCACATTCTGCGATCGAGCGATCTTCCGTCGAACCGCCACGATGGAGCGCCCGGCTCGATCCGCTCGGCAAGGCCGCACGCGACTGGGCTGCCACCGACGGGATGATCTGGCTGCATCTCGCGAAAACCGTGCTGGCCGCGCTGCTCGCGATGGGCATTGCGATGCGCCTTGAAATGTCGCAGCCGCGCACGGCGATGACGACCGTCTTCGTGCTGATGCAGCCGATGTCCGGCATGGTGTTCGCGAAAAGCTTTTATCGCGTGCTCGGCACGGCCGCCGGCCTCGTCGCCGCACTCGCGCTCGGCGGCCTGTTCGCGCAGCAGCCCGAGCTCTATATGGCCGGTATCACGCTGTGGATCGGCGGCTGCATCGCACTCGCGGTCCGCTATCGCCATTTCCGCTGGTACGGCTTCGTGCTCGCCGGTTATACGGCCGCGCTGATCGGCCTGCCGGCCGTGATGACGCCGCAGACGCTGTTCGAATCCGCATTGACGCGCGCCGGCGAAGTCGCGCTCGGCATCGCCTGCTCGGGCGCGGTCAGTGCGCTGATCTTGCCGCTCAGCGCCGCGAAGGCGTTGATGCGTTCGCTGAGCGCGCGTCATGCGAATTTCCCGGCGTTCGCGGTCGATGCGCTCGTCGGCGACGTCGCGCGCGGCGATCTCGAGCGCCGCTTCGCCGATTTCGTCGACGAGATCGTCGGCTTCGAGGCGAACCGCGCATTCGCGTCTTTCGAGGATCCGCACATGCGTGCGCGCAGCCGCCGGCTCGCGCGGCTGAACAGCGAATTCATGAATGCGTGCACGCGGCTGCACGCGCTGCATCAGCTGCTGAAGCGCGTGCGCGCGAACCGCGCCGACGCCGTGCTCGATGCGCTCGCGCCGCATATCGACGGGCTCGCGCAACGGCTTGCAGCGCTGCGCGACGAGCGCCGGCGCGGTGTCGCGTCGACGACGGGCGCGCTGCTCGAACTGCGCCGCTTTCACGGTGCGCTGCCGAAGGCGGCACGCGCGTCGCGGCGCGCAATCGAAGATCATGCGGCCGGCGGGCTGCTCGACTTCGATACCGCGATCGAACTGATGTTCCGCTTCATCGGCGAGTATCTCGGCTATGCCGATACGTTCGCGTCGCTCGATCGGGACGACCACGCGCTCGAGCGTTCGGTCACGCGCTACGCGGTGAAGACCAATGCGTTCTTCATCGGCTTCACGTTTCTGCGCACGGTCGTCGCGGTCGGCGCAATGAGCTGCTTCTGGATCGCGTCGGAATGGCCGAGCGGCGCGCTCGCGGTAATCGCGACGGCGATCGCCTGCGCGCTCAGCTCGACGTCGCCGCGCGCATCGAAGTTCGTCGCGCAAATGGCTGCCGGCGCCGCGTGCGCGACCGCGGCCGGCTATCTGTTTCTCTGCTACGTGTATCCGAACATCGACGGCTTTCCGCTGCTATGCGCGGCGCTCGCGCCGGTGCTCGGCGTCGGCGCGTTCCTCGCGACGCGGCCCGGGCTGTCCGGCTACGGGATCGGCTTCGCCGTGTTCTTCTGCCTGCTTGCCGGCCCCGACAATACGATCGCCTATACCCCTGAGCTGCTGGTCAACAACGGGCTCGCCGTCGTGGTGGCGATGCTGATGTGCGCGATCGTGTTCGCGGTCGTGTTCCCGACGCACATGCCTTGGCTCACCGCACGCATCGCACACGATCTGCGGCGCCAGGTGACGCTCGCGTGCGAAGGCGCGCGCGACGGCCTGGCACAACGCTTTCAGTCGAGCACGCACGATCTGATGGCGCAGCTGCGCACGCTGCTCGTGCGGCGCACGCGCCAGCATCGCGACGCGCTGCGCTGGATGCTCGCGACGCTCGAAGTCGGTCATGCGGTGATCGACCTGCGCGACGAGTTGCACGCGTTCGGTGCCTCGAAGCCGCCGCAGATGCTGCAATGGACCGCGTCGATCGACCCGGTGCTGCGCGACCTGCCGCGCTTTTTCGACGATCCGGCGCCGCACCGCCATGCGCGCACGCTGAAATCGGTGAATCTCGCGATCCGCGCCACGCAGCATGCGTTGAACGCCTGGCATGCGGTGCCCGACGAGCGTCGCAGCATGCGGCGCATCGTCGGCTGCCTGCACTTCATCCGCAGCGCGCTGCTCGACAAGGATGCGCCGTACAACCGCGCGCGCCGCTGA
- a CDS encoding LysR family transcriptional regulator — MDTLQNMRVFTRVVETGSFTAAAQSLNSTTGAMSRAVSELEARLRTRLMNRSTRRLALTSAGENYLRRCRQILADVDRAEEEASCAHERPAGVLRMHSFASVGHHYVLPALTRYHAQYPEVSIELSLSQRMPDLFDGTSDMAVVTASSLPDSELVSHLLGSTFSILCASPDYVRRHGAPARPQELAAHACLTLRTPAFPTHEWVLEGPDGVEQIHVSGPVQTNTAESLALAIRDGIGIGMLPLYAAIDALSDGTLVRVLPEHILQKMNVYALYPSRRYIDAKVRTWVELLRAQVPAMIERDVDTLNAIGRASQAA; from the coding sequence ATGGATACGCTTCAAAACATGCGGGTGTTTACGCGCGTGGTCGAGACGGGCAGTTTCACCGCGGCCGCGCAATCGCTGAATTCGACGACCGGCGCGATGTCGCGTGCGGTGTCGGAGCTCGAGGCGCGGCTGCGCACCCGTCTGATGAATCGCTCGACGCGTCGTCTCGCGCTCACGTCGGCCGGCGAGAACTATCTGCGGCGCTGCCGACAAATCCTCGCGGACGTCGATCGCGCGGAAGAAGAGGCCAGCTGCGCGCACGAGCGGCCGGCGGGCGTGCTGCGGATGCACAGCTTTGCTAGCGTCGGGCATCACTATGTCTTGCCGGCGCTCACGCGCTATCACGCGCAGTATCCGGAGGTGTCGATCGAGCTGTCGCTGTCGCAGCGGATGCCGGACCTGTTCGACGGTACGAGCGACATGGCGGTCGTCACGGCGTCGTCGCTGCCCGATTCGGAGCTCGTGTCGCACCTGCTCGGCTCGACGTTCAGCATTCTCTGCGCGTCGCCCGACTACGTGCGGCGGCACGGCGCACCGGCACGCCCGCAGGAACTCGCCGCGCATGCCTGCCTGACGCTGCGCACGCCCGCGTTCCCGACGCACGAGTGGGTGCTCGAAGGGCCGGACGGCGTCGAGCAGATTCACGTGAGCGGGCCGGTGCAGACGAATACGGCCGAATCGCTCGCGCTCGCGATTCGCGACGGGATCGGCATCGGCATGCTGCCGCTCTATGCCGCGATCGATGCGCTGAGCGACGGCACGCTCGTGCGCGTGCTGCCCGAGCACATCCTGCAGAAGATGAACGTGTATGCGCTCTATCCGTCGCGCCGCTACATCGACGCGAAGGTGCGCACGTGGGTCGAACTGCTGCGCGCACAGGTGCCCGCGATGATCGAGCGCGACGTCGATACGCTGAACGCGATCGGTCGCGCATCGCAGGCCGCATGA
- a CDS encoding DUF4148 domain-containing protein → MKSLVVTATAAVLLAAPALSFAQAAKSPVTRAQVLQELYDLESVGYNPALGDAGNYPDDLLAAQQRLEAKRIAERKVAQTAYGPAGVAATESGPAAKPTR, encoded by the coding sequence GTGAAATCGCTCGTCGTCACCGCTACTGCCGCCGTTCTGCTCGCCGCACCGGCGCTGTCGTTCGCGCAAGCCGCGAAGTCGCCCGTCACGCGCGCGCAGGTGCTGCAGGAGCTGTACGACCTCGAGTCGGTCGGCTACAACCCGGCGCTCGGCGACGCGGGCAACTATCCCGACGACCTGCTCGCCGCGCAGCAACGGCTCGAAGCGAAGCGCATCGCCGAACGCAAGGTCGCGCAGACCGCGTACGGTCCGGCCGGCGTCGCGGCGACCGAATCGGGTCCGGCCGCGAAGCCGACGCGCTGA
- a CDS encoding porin has translation MKKTLIAGASVAALFAPVVHAQSAVTLYGLIDAGIAYTNNANGASQWRMTSGTINGSRIGFRGTEDLGGGLKALFVLENGFNANNGALGQDGKLFGRHAYVGLTHDAYGTLTLGRQYDTMVDFVAPLSATAGDFGDAGFAHPFDNDNLNHSLRINNAVKYTSPTVAGFKVGAMYAFSNATNFGANRAYSAAVSYTNGPLKLAGAYLQMNGTKGTTSASAGATDAAEAKGVNQGGWSIGADRMRSYGGGIGYTFGPATVGFVYTRAQYDNTGAFGSTGQIAFNNFDVNLRYALTPAFSLGAAYVYTDASVSNPDSRHGTDPKWHQVDLQAVYKLSRRTDVYAEAMYQHASGRGYQAFINGSGGASSTPNQIVGTIGMRTRF, from the coding sequence ATGAAGAAAACGCTTATTGCCGGCGCATCGGTCGCCGCATTGTTCGCCCCGGTCGTCCACGCGCAAAGCGCCGTCACGTTGTACGGGCTGATCGACGCCGGCATCGCATATACGAACAACGCGAACGGCGCGTCGCAGTGGCGCATGACCAGCGGCACGATCAACGGCAGCCGCATCGGCTTTCGCGGCACCGAGGACCTCGGCGGCGGCCTGAAGGCACTGTTCGTGCTTGAAAACGGCTTCAACGCGAACAACGGCGCGCTCGGTCAGGACGGCAAGCTGTTCGGCCGTCACGCGTACGTCGGGCTCACGCACGACGCGTACGGCACGCTGACGCTCGGCCGCCAGTACGACACGATGGTCGATTTCGTCGCGCCGCTGTCGGCAACGGCCGGCGATTTCGGCGATGCCGGCTTCGCGCATCCGTTCGACAACGACAACCTGAACCATTCGCTACGCATCAACAACGCGGTCAAGTACACAAGCCCGACGGTGGCGGGCTTCAAGGTCGGCGCGATGTACGCGTTCTCGAATGCGACGAACTTCGGCGCGAATCGCGCGTACAGCGCGGCCGTCAGCTATACGAACGGCCCGCTGAAACTGGCCGGCGCCTACCTGCAGATGAACGGCACCAAGGGCACGACGAGCGCGAGCGCCGGCGCGACCGATGCGGCCGAAGCGAAAGGCGTGAATCAGGGCGGCTGGTCGATCGGCGCCGACCGCATGCGCTCGTACGGCGGCGGCATCGGCTACACGTTCGGGCCCGCGACGGTCGGCTTCGTCTATACGCGCGCGCAGTACGACAACACCGGCGCGTTCGGCTCGACCGGCCAGATCGCGTTCAACAACTTCGACGTGAACCTGCGCTATGCGCTCACGCCGGCCTTCAGCCTCGGCGCCGCCTATGTCTACACCGACGCCAGCGTGTCGAACCCGGACAGCCGGCACGGCACCGATCCGAAATGGCATCAGGTCGACCTGCAGGCCGTCTACAAGCTGTCGCGCCGCACCGACGTCTATGCGGAAGCGATGTACCAGCACGCGTCCGGCCGCGGCTACCAGGCATTCATCAACGGGTCCGGCGGCGCGTCGAGCACGCCGAATCAGATCGTCGGCACGATCGGGATGCGCACGCGGTTCTGA
- a CDS encoding VOC family protein encodes MPTPAPLPPISPAVYYRDPRAALEWLERAFGFGRGIVVYTPDGQVTHAELTHAGGVVMIGGYWAEFVASPPDVGGRNTQSVHVQLATGIDAHCERARQAGADILQEPADQFYGDRTYRARDPEMHVWTFGQHVRDVTPEEAAAQTGLKFEGWS; translated from the coding sequence ATGCCCACGCCAGCGCCCCTTCCGCCGATCAGTCCCGCCGTCTACTACCGCGATCCGCGTGCCGCGCTCGAATGGCTGGAGCGCGCGTTCGGCTTCGGGCGCGGGATCGTCGTCTATACGCCCGACGGCCAGGTCACGCATGCCGAACTGACGCACGCAGGCGGCGTCGTGATGATCGGCGGCTACTGGGCCGAGTTCGTCGCGAGCCCGCCGGACGTCGGCGGCCGCAACACGCAGAGCGTGCACGTGCAGCTCGCGACCGGCATCGACGCGCACTGCGAGCGCGCGCGGCAGGCCGGCGCGGACATCCTGCAGGAGCCGGCCGACCAGTTCTACGGCGACCGCACGTATCGCGCGCGCGATCCCGAGATGCACGTATGGACCTTCGGCCAGCACGTGCGCGACGTGACGCCGGAAGAAGCTGCCGCGCAAACGGGACTCAAATTCGAAGGGTGGTCGTGA
- the codA gene encoding cytosine deaminase: MNLFNARLRGRDGLFTIGIDAGTIARIDAQPAPIAPTGADDLDAGGRLAIPPLVEPHIHLDAVLTAGEPAWNMSGTLFEGIERWAERKATITHDDTKARAHAAIAMLRDHGIQHVRTHVDVTDPSLAALKAMREVKDEARGWIDLQIVAFPQEGIESFEGGRALMEQAVEIGADVVGGIPHFENTREQGVSSIRFLMDLAERTGCLVDVHCDETDDPHSRFLEVLAEETRVRGMGARVTASHTTAMGSYDNAYCSKLFRLLARAGLNFVSCPTESIHLQGRFDTFPKRRGVTRVAELDRAGLNVCFGQDSIQDPWYPLGNGNILRVLDAGLHICHMMGYRDLQRCLDFVTDHSATALQLGEGYGIAVGRPANLVVLDADSDYEAVRRQAKATLSIRHGNVIMRREPERIAYPG; encoded by the coding sequence ATGAATCTGTTCAATGCACGCCTGCGCGGCCGCGACGGGCTGTTTACGATCGGCATCGACGCCGGCACGATCGCGCGAATCGACGCGCAGCCTGCGCCGATTGCACCGACCGGCGCCGACGATCTCGACGCGGGCGGTCGCCTCGCGATCCCGCCGCTCGTCGAACCGCACATCCATCTCGATGCGGTGCTGACGGCTGGCGAGCCCGCATGGAACATGAGCGGCACGCTGTTCGAAGGCATCGAGCGCTGGGCCGAGCGCAAGGCGACGATCACGCATGACGACACGAAGGCGCGAGCGCACGCGGCGATCGCGATGCTGCGCGATCACGGAATTCAGCACGTGCGCACGCACGTCGACGTGACCGATCCGTCGCTCGCCGCGCTGAAGGCGATGCGCGAAGTGAAGGACGAGGCGCGCGGCTGGATCGACCTGCAGATCGTCGCGTTTCCGCAGGAGGGGATCGAATCGTTCGAGGGCGGCCGCGCGTTGATGGAGCAGGCGGTCGAGATCGGCGCGGACGTCGTCGGCGGGATTCCCCATTTCGAGAACACGCGCGAGCAGGGCGTCAGTTCGATCCGCTTTCTGATGGATCTCGCGGAGCGCACGGGCTGCCTCGTCGACGTGCATTGCGACGAAACCGACGATCCGCATTCGCGCTTTCTCGAAGTGCTCGCCGAAGAAACGCGCGTGCGCGGGATGGGCGCGCGCGTGACGGCCAGCCACACCACCGCGATGGGCTCGTACGACAACGCGTATTGCTCGAAGCTGTTTCGGCTGCTCGCGCGCGCGGGGCTCAACTTCGTCTCGTGCCCGACCGAGAGCATTCATCTGCAAGGGCGCTTCGATACGTTTCCGAAGCGGCGCGGCGTCACGCGCGTCGCGGAGCTCGACCGGGCGGGGCTGAACGTCTGTTTCGGCCAGGACTCGATCCAGGATCCGTGGTATCCGCTCGGCAACGGCAACATCCTGCGTGTGCTCGATGCGGGCCTGCATATCTGTCACATGATGGGCTATCGCGATCTGCAGCGGTGCCTCGATTTCGTCACCGATCACAGCGCGACCGCGCTGCAGCTCGGCGAGGGATACGGGATCGCCGTCGGCCGGCCGGCGAATCTCGTCGTGCTCGACGCCGACAGCGATTACGAGGCCGTGCGCCGGCAAGCGAAGGCGACGCTGTCGATCCGGCACGGCAACGTGATCATGCGGCGCGAGCCGGAGCGGATCGCGTATCCGGGCTGA